In the Treponema vincentii F0403 genome, CGACAAACCGTTTTTTTTTTCGGATTCTTCCGTTCTCTCGGACTCTTGAGTTTTAAATGAAGCAAATACAACGGCTAACACCAATGCAAAGGCGATACCTGCTTCAAAAACTCTTATATAAAATTTTAAGATGATACACCTCCAAGAAAAAACCGGCGGTAACCGCCACTCTTTCCCAAAACATACCTTTCAATAGGAGTATCTTGCAAAGAAAGAATAACGATTACCGCTTAGTGTGGCAAAGCAGTTTCCAAGACAACCTATCCCGAAACGGAAGTTTCCAAACAGGTTGATTGTAAGACATACCGATTAACTATTTAAATGAACCGGCACCGCCTTAAAACTGCATACTGTTTACCACTGAGGTCCTTTCCATTCAAAATCTTTCCATTCGACAACGAGCGGTTCCGTCCAGAAACGGCCGGTAACACCGGTTTCTTTGTCAACGTGCAACAGGTAATCGTTACCCGGAGCTTTGATTTCGAATTTGACATTGTATTTGCCGAGACCTTCTTCGAACTTCATGTTTGCACCATAGTGGGGGCCGTCATCGGCATTCATCGGCATAAATGCAACTTCCTGCACTTTGCTCGAGCCTTGCTTTTGAACATAAGCCTTAACATGAAGATACGGAACAAAGTCGCCTACGCCGTAACCGAGCGCTTTACCCTCATCATTTGCGTGGATATCCGCTTCGATGTGGCAGTCAGCTTCGTTCTTGGAAAGGCTGTTTCCGGCAGGTTCCATGTCAACCGGCTGGAAGTAAACGCCACCGATGTGGAGCGGGCCTACATCCTGTTCGTCTCCGATTGGGAACTCATCAAAACCTGCAGCTTCTTCTTCAGTCGGTGCAGGAGCCGCAGCTTTTTGTTCTGCAGCGGGTTTTGCCATTTCCTGCTTTTGCGCAGGTTTTTCACATGATGCAAGCACAAAAGCGATTGCAATCAGTGCAAAAAGAAAAGATACGGTTTTCTTCATTTTGAAACTATCCTCCTATAAATATCTTTATTTTCTTTTTGTTTCACATTCATTACAGCCTTGCAGGACACCGGTTATTTTCCGCAATCCGGCAGCCCAAAAGCAGTTGTCATCGGCGATCTCAAAAACTTTGCTTTTGAGATCGCCCTATATTTTTTTTACTTTTGCCCAATCTTCGCCTTTTCAGCTTCAATTTGAGCACGCTGTTGTTTATTCTTTTTTGCATATACAACAGACATTATGATAATCACCGCAAGTACGATAATCTGCGGAATGAGACTTTCATACGTTGCATAAATACCGAGGAAGTCCATTTCAAAGCCCATCCACGGAATAACGGTCTTATTGACAACACCGGCAGCTTGCAGTTCCGACACACCTTTTCCGGTAAACGAAAAGCACATCGCATACATCAATACGCTGGTAACCAAGAAGAAAGGTTTAAGCGGAAGACGCACGGTTAAGAACCTAAATACTAGGAACACCGCAATCAAAACAACCGCTGATAGCACAATCGCCAAGATCATTGCATTCCGGCCGCTCGTTCCATGAATGGGAACACCCTGGAAAAAGAGAATAAGCTCGGCGCCTTCACGCGCAACTGCAATAAAGGCCGCGAAAATTAAGACCCATTTATTTCCGGTAGAAACCGATGCTTCAACCTTCTTATGAATGTACCGTTCCCATGCTTCGGTTTCGGACTTTGAAAGCATCCAGTTACTGACATAGAACAACACGATAACTGCGACAAACATACCGATGCCTTCAAAAACTTCCTGAGCGATGCCGCTCTGAGCACCGGCAACAGCGCCGAACAAAAAGGCCAGCAGAATACTAACCAAGATACCGCCCAACGCACCGACATATACCGACATGATATATTTCTTTTTTCCCGTTTTTACAAGATAGGCGATAATAGCGGCGATAACAAGGATTGCTTCCAAGCCTTCGCGGAGTACCAATACAAAACAGGAAATAAACGTTGCAACAACTGCCGATTGAGCGGTATTTGCAGTCTCGCTGCCGCTTTCGTCCAACGTGCCGTCAAGCTCGGCTGCATCATGGTAAAGCATTGCAATAAGCTTATCTTTATGCGCTTTTACCATCTCGCTGTCTTTATCGCTGTAGACATTTCGACGATATTCATAAAACGCATTTTCCACCGTTGTTTTACGGGCACCGGAAAGATACCCCATCGTTATCTTTTCCATCCCTTTAGATTCATAAAACCTAAAGTAGGCAACGTTCACTTCGTCATACGCCTCTTTGGATTTCCCTTGAGTATAAAGATCGTAGGCATTATTGAGGTGCACTTCCATCTTTTTTACAATTCCTGTCCACGAATCCAGCACCTCTTCGTCGTTTGCGGCATACAGTCCGCTAACCGGAATAAATATGAACGATAAAGCGAACAAAATTGCGGCAAAGGTATGTTTTTTATTCTGTGTAATATACATAAAGCCCTCAACTAATTAGCTAAAACTTACAAATACGCCGCTAGTATATCACTCATAAAAATAATGTCAAGGGTTAAACCGGCACTTGTCAAACCGGCCGTTCAGCTCCGATAGTAGTCGGCGGACCATGCCCGGGAAAAAGAAGGAACGAATCATCATAGACAAACAGCTTCTTTTCAAGCTGCTCGGCAAGCGTTTTGGCTGCAAAACTGTGCAGCGTAGTACCGGGGACTCCTGCGGAAAGACTGTCGCCGGTAAAAATGCAATTATCTATTTTAAATAAATAAGAATCAGGCGAATGACCGGGCACCGACAAGCATTCAACGGAAAACCCTGCAATTGAAAGCGTGCAATCCCCCCGCAGCATTTTCCCATGTTTACCGACAAGCGCTTGATCGGCTGCATAGATGCGCGGGTTATAAATTTTTAGCAGCGTCGGAAGCCCGTACCCGTAATGACGGATATGATTATGCGTAATGCATACACCGGTAAGCGTATACCCGTTTTTTTCGATATGCGCGATTACCTCACCGGTTATCTTTCCCGGATCGATAATCAATGCCTCTTTGCTCACCTCGTTTCCGACAAGATAGCTGTTTACGGTGCCTTGCGATGAATAGTGGGGATATATCTTCATCGTACAAATTCCTCAGTATCAAAATGAGCGACGCGCGTATTGGAAGATTTAAACGATACGTCATTATATATGTTTTTTAAAAAAGACACTTTTTTGATATTGCAGTTTTCAAACGGCGTATTATGTAACGAGCACCGGATAAAACGGGAAGCGTATAAATCCGAATCCTTAAAGCCGCATTTATGCGTTTTAATCCCGGTAAAATTATTGATGAGCAATTCGGCATCGGTAAAAACGGTATCGTCAAAAGAGCTTCCCGCAAAGCAGGAAAACTGAATATCGGCTTTATCGAATATGCAATGCTCAAAACGGGCAAAGTCAAAAAAAGACATCCGGATACGCGTGCCGATAAAAGAGCAGTTCGTAAAACAAGCATGAGCAAACGAGCAGCCGGTCAGCCTTTTCCCGGAAAAGTCAACACCGCTCAGAGTAAGCCCTGCAAAATTCATGCTGTTAAGATCGGAACCCGACTCCAGCGCTGCAGTCAAATCCGTGTAAGACAGTTTTTTATCCATGTTGAACATACCGGTAGGCTCCTGTTGAAATCGTGTTAGCACCTATTATACTGACTCTATCCTATTTGTCAAAGTTAGTGCCTTTTGAAATATACGGCGCATCTACTGCGTCGCCTTGCCAAAAGTGTACATCCTTGTACACTTTTGGCAGCGAGTTTCGACTTTGTCGAAACATCGCTTCTGATATAACCAGCGGCATCCATGCCGCTGCTGAAAATCCTCAACGTATCATAGATACGCCTGCGGTACTTTTTTGCCTATCTCCTATGTTTTTTGTCAAGCAGAAGAGCAAAATTTTTTAGTTTATTAACCGTATTAGGCAAAAATTTGATTTCCATGCGGGAATCACGGACATCAGCATAGAAAAATAAGAGATTTTGTGATATAATCAATCTATCTTAATTTAAAGAGAGGGTGCATTTATGTCTTATGACGCTATGGTAGAGCAAATAAAAACTGTTCCTCAAGAATGCCTCGTCGATATAGAAAATTATATACAGTTTGTTTTGTATCGATACAATCTTAACTCTAGAACTGAGAAAAATAAAAATTTATCAAAATATTTCGGTTCTGTGAAGTTCAATAAGGATGCTCTTGTATTCCAACAGGAAATAAGAAATGAATGGAATTGACTTTCTCGCAGATACAAATGCATTGATTTATTTGCTTAATTGCAGCCTCTGCCATCGTAAATAACTTGCCCCTTATTACTGCTGATAAAGGTTTTAACCAAATTGAAGAATTGAATTTGCAAGTAATTGCGCCGATTGTGTAACAAAAACTAACATTTTCCCTGTCAAAAATACAAGCAAAAAACATCCCTCCCCCCCTCCCCCCAATAAGACAGTTGATGAATGGAACTTCGGTAAGACGGTTTTGTCCGGTAAAGGTCTTGCATTTGAACAAACTGCGGAGCTTTCTCATGCCGAAAACAATACCATTGCAGTCAGTTATACACTGCGGGATATAGCCAATCTAACGCTTAACTTCGATGCTGTAAAACTAAAGGTTGAAGCGGAACAAACGAGAACATGGAATGATCTTACGAGCGGTTCGTCAATTCAAGAAAACACTCAGCTGCGGCTGACTGCGATAGGACTTTCCGCCGACACTCCCATACAGGCATGGAAAATAGGAAATACAATCGTTCCGGCAAAGGGGCATGAGCTTACGTATACCGTACGGAAAGCCGATGTCGAGGACGGCGTCATTACCATCAGCTACGCACCAAAGACCGCGAAGAAGTTTACCCTCAAGTTTGAGGGAGCAAAGATGACGGTAACAATACAGCAGCAGCACGGGTCGTGGAAAAAGCTTTCAAGCGACGCACAGGTGGAAGAAGGAACGCAAATCCGCATTGTAGCCGACAACCTTCCGGCGGGGCATCTCGTAGATACATGGACTATCCGAAAGAGAACAGAAGAAGCTAATGGTAACAGCACTTGGTTCCGCGTCGGTTCAGACTATACCGAGGGTAACGCCATTAACATCAGCTACACAACAAAGAATAAATAGCAGATGAATAATAGTTATATCATAATTCTCGACATAATGGTAGAGGAAAATAACTGCTTTTTTCAAGGTATTAGATAGGTCTACGGTGGTGGTGAACACCGATGGTTAAACTCTTGGCGGTTCTGATACGTTGAGGATTATCAGAAGCGGCATGGATGCCGCTGGTTATATCAGAAGCGATGTTTCGACTTTGTCGAAACTCGCTGCCAAAAGCATACAAGGAAGTATGCTTTTGGCAATGCGACGCAGTAGATGCGTCGTATATTTGGAACAAACCTTTTTGAAAATAGCTCTGCCGTCAGCCTTTTGAAATAGACGATGCAGATGCTAGGAGCGTACAAAAAACACCCGCAGGCGTACTTGATGTACGTCGAGGACTGTTTTTTGTTAAGCGACAACGCAGATGCACCGTATATTTCAAAAGGGCTAGGCGTGCCACTCCATATCCTTATCCATCGGATACATCGGACTCGGCAGATGTTTGTAGTGCAGACGGGAGAACACTTCGTTGGTACTTCCGTCGGTAAGGACGAGCATCGAGCGTTTTGCAATGGCGCGGATTTCCGGTTCAAGGTATCCGAGCTTAACGACGATGATCTTACGCTCAGTCGGTTCAACCCCGAGCGCCCGCATCATTTCGGGGTCATAGCAGCCGACATGCTTTGACGTTACGACGACATCGACGCCGCTTACATCCAACAACGCCATATCGCTGTTCTGTGCTTCAGCCCATGCCTTGCATAGTTTTTTTACCGTTGCTTTTACCTGAATGGGTGAACTCTTTTCCTTGTCGAAGGCGGCGCCGAGCGTTCCCTCTACAATATGCCCCTCTCCCGCTTTAAAGGATGCCGCGACTAAGGAAGGGTCATAAAAGGCCTGATAGCAGAGCGGCGGATTTAACGAGGTTAAGAAGGGGTCTGCAAGGATTGCTTTTAAGAAGTTGGTTACATCCTGCGAGGAACCGGCGGTAGGGTTGTCTCCCGAATCGGACAGCACGACAGGATAAACGCCTGCTTCAACACTCGATCGGGCATGAACAAGAGCGTCGGCGGGTTCACGGGTTTCGTTGTAAAAACAGAATTCTTTTCGGGTATCCCAGAACAGCTGCGCAAGCTCCCGTGCCTTTTCCGTTGCGAGCTGCTTATCGCCGTCGGTTACCACCATCGCCGTAACACCGTTGTCGGCGG is a window encoding:
- a CDS encoding pentapeptide repeat-containing protein gives rise to the protein MFNMDKKLSYTDLTAALESGSDLNSMNFAGLTLSGVDFSGKRLTGCSFAHACFTNCSFIGTRIRMSFFDFARFEHCIFDKADIQFSCFAGSSFDDTVFTDAELLINNFTGIKTHKCGFKDSDLYASRFIRCSLHNTPFENCNIKKVSFLKNIYNDVSFKSSNTRVAHFDTEEFVR
- a CDS encoding M81 family metallopeptidase — translated: MNNRKKRVLVGGMHHESDTFNPITTGIDDIWVLRGKDLLEGKGQSSVFGSIATLKEAGYEVIPALIARAVPNGEWDKDYYLSLKKEFLQAIKDALPLDALCLSLHGSMRVREIGEAEGDLLEDIRKICPDIPILSSLDMHATISQRMLDYVDGYVGYKCAPHTDTYEIGIHAARMTIETLEKGIRPVMSAVKIPFLIAGEQSETSVEPMKKLTATLREYEKQPHIMAASYLLGFPWADTADNGVTAMVVTDGDKQLATEKARELAQLFWDTRKEFCFYNETREPADALVHARSSVEAGVYPVVLSDSGDNPTAGSSQDVTNFLKAILADPFLTSLNPPLCYQAFYDPSLVAASFKAGEGHIVEGTLGAAFDKEKSSPIQVKATVKKLCKAWAEAQNSDMALLDVSGVDVVVTSKHVGCYDPEMMRALGVEPTERKIIVVKLGYLEPEIRAIAKRSMLVLTDGSTNEVFSRLHYKHLPSPMYPMDKDMEWHA
- a CDS encoding iron transporter; this encodes MKKTVSFLFALIAIAFVLASCEKPAQKQEMAKPAAEQKAAAPAPTEEEAAGFDEFPIGDEQDVGPLHIGGVYFQPVDMEPAGNSLSKNEADCHIEADIHANDEGKALGYGVGDFVPYLHVKAYVQKQGSSKVQEVAFMPMNADDGPHYGANMKFEEGLGKYNVKFEIKAPGNDYLLHVDKETGVTGRFWTEPLVVEWKDFEWKGPQW
- a CDS encoding MBL fold hydrolase; translation: MKIYPHYSSQGTVNSYLVGNEVSKEALIIDPGKITGEVIAHIEKNGYTLTGVCITHNHIRHYGYGLPTLLKIYNPRIYAADQALVGKHGKMLRGDCTLSIAGFSVECLSVPGHSPDSYLFKIDNCIFTGDSLSAGVPGTTLHSFAAKTLAEQLEKKLFVYDDSFLLFPGHGPPTTIGAERPV
- a CDS encoding FTR1 family iron permease, translated to MYITQNKKHTFAAILFALSFIFIPVSGLYAANDEEVLDSWTGIVKKMEVHLNNAYDLYTQGKSKEAYDEVNVAYFRFYESKGMEKITMGYLSGARKTTVENAFYEYRRNVYSDKDSEMVKAHKDKLIAMLYHDAAELDGTLDESGSETANTAQSAVVATFISCFVLVLREGLEAILVIAAIIAYLVKTGKKKYIMSVYVGALGGILVSILLAFLFGAVAGAQSGIAQEVFEGIGMFVAVIVLFYVSNWMLSKSETEAWERYIHKKVEASVSTGNKWVLIFAAFIAVAREGAELILFFQGVPIHGTSGRNAMILAIVLSAVVLIAVFLVFRFLTVRLPLKPFFLVTSVLMYAMCFSFTGKGVSELQAAGVVNKTVIPWMGFEMDFLGIYATYESLIPQIIVLAVIIIMSVVYAKKNKQQRAQIEAEKAKIGQK